One genomic region from Argentina anserina chromosome 2, drPotAnse1.1, whole genome shotgun sequence encodes:
- the LOC126784139 gene encoding uncharacterized protein LOC126784139 yields the protein MSYPSSHYQHHNDYYVGHVLGGSNTSGSQYGHHLNASYGATAGVQDHLQANMNNNSGYNSYTCIGAPVTHSGGFGQESSSLSPELTGTGGGGFVSGGGARDGSMNYSGTQPSPPPSSINRFQHGF from the coding sequence ATGTCCTACCCTTCTTCACACTATCAACACCACAATGACTACTACGTCGGTCATGTCCTCGGCGGTAGCAATACCAGTGGTTCCCAGTACGGCCATCATCTGAATGCCAGCTATGGCGCCACGGCCGGTGTTCAAGATCATCTTCAGGCCAACATGAACAACAACAGCGGGTACAATAGCTATACTTGTATTGGTGCTCCGGTCACGCACAGCGGCGGGTTTGGACAAGAAAGTAGCAGCCTGAGTCCGGAGCTGACTGGAACGGGAGGAGGAGGCTTTGTCAGCGGTGGTGGAGCCAGGGATGGGTCGATGAACTACTCAGGAACACagccctctcctcctccttcttccaTCAACCGATTTCAACATGGCTTCTAA
- the LOC126782735 gene encoding homocysteine S-methyltransferase 2, with protein sequence MGSQAPSLSMREFLRQSGGVAVVDGGLATELERHGADLNDPLWSAKCLLTSSHLIRQVHLDYLEAGADVIITASYQATIQGFEAKGYSTEDSESLLKKSVAIAREARDVYYGKCCEGSCNGSEGRILNRRPIIVAASVGSYGAYLADGSEYSGDYGEAMTLGALKEFHRRRVQVLTEAGPDLLAFETIPNKLEAQAFAELLVEEDIKLPSWFCFNSKDGINVVSGDSFLECASIAESCKKVVAVGINCTPPRYIHGLITTITKVATKPIVIYPNSGESYDADRKEWVQNTGVSDEDFVSYVNKWCEAGASLVGGCCRTTPNTIRAIYNTLPNRSTSPPK encoded by the exons ATGGGCAGCCAAGCGCCGTCGTTGTCAATGAGGGAGTTTCTCCGGCAATCCGGCGGCGTCGCCGTCGTAGACGGTGGTCTGGCGACTGAGCTGGAGCGCCACGGCGCCGACCTCAACGATCCTCTGTGGAGCGCCAAGTGCCTCCTGACTTCGTCTCACCTCATTCGCCAGGTTCATCTTGATTATCTTGAAGCTGGCGCTGATGTCATCATCACAGCTTCTTATCAG GCAACTATTCAGGGTTTTGAGGCAAAAGGGTATTCGACTGAAGATAGTGAATCGCTGCTGAAGAAGAGTGTGGCGATTGCGCGTGAGGCGCGGGATGTCTATTACGGAAAATGTTGTGAGGGGTCTTGTAATGGCAGTGAAGGTAGGATTCTGAATCGTCGGCCGATCATAGTTGCGGCGTCTGTGGGGAGCTATGGTGCCTATTTGGCTGATGGGTCTGAGTACAG TGGTGATTATGGTGAGGCTATGACACTAGGAGCATTGAAAGAGTTTCATCGCAGAAGGGTCCAAGTCCTAACAGAAGCAGGTCCTGACCTACTTGCATTTGAAACCATTCCAAATAAGCTGGAAGCTCAG GCTTTTGCTGAGCTTCTGGTAGAAGAAGACATAAAGCTTCCTTCATGGTTTTGTTTCAACTCAAAAGATGGAATCAATGTAGTTAGTGGTGATTCTTTCCTCGAATGTGCCTCGATTGCTGAATCCTGTAAGAAAGTTGTTGCTGTGGGGATTAACTGTACTCCTCCTAGATATATTCATGGACTGATTACAACAATCACAAAG GTGGCTACAAAACCAATAGTTATATACCCCAATAGTGGTGAAAGTTATGATGCTGATCGGAAGGAGTGGGTG CAAAACACTGGGGTTTCAGATGAAGATTTTGTTTCATATGTAAACAAATGGTGTGAGGCTGGAGCTTCTTTGGTGGGAGGTTGTTGCAGAACAACTCCAAACACTATCAGGGCCATCTATAACACTCTTCCAAATCGGTCAACATCTCCACCTAAATAG
- the LOC126782604 gene encoding uncharacterized protein LOC126782604 — protein MKRAMPWSDDEDDSSSDEESEPSQVKSGKPKSKVLDFEALRKHGYNGGPSILKVPPPKESDKDKDWSWSTGVDRKAKGGSLTKTNEKVNEEEESKEERRKTREALAAGEELQYVLTRKEKEKEKEKEKEKKTISQKEKRKRDLGQASRGKNYVEEEKRLLRENGVYSGFDA, from the exons ATGAAGAGGGCAATGCCATGGAGTGATGATGAGGACGATTCCTCATCGGATGAGGAATCTGAACCATCACAAG TGAAATCGGGGAAGCCAAAGAGCAAGGTTCTAGATTTCGAGGCATTGAGGAAACATGGTTACAATGGAGGACCGTCTATACTGAAGGTGCCTCCGCCAAAGGAGTCCGATAAGGACAAGGACTGGTCTTGGTCCACAGGAGTCGATCGCAAGGCAAAAGGTGGTAGTCTTACCAAAACTAATGAAAAGgtgaatgaagaagaagagagcaaaGAAGAGCGGCGGAAGACGAGGGAGGCTTTGGCAGCTGGGGAGGAGCTGCAGTATGTGCTGACcaggaaggagaaggagaaggagaaggaaaaagagaaggagaagaagactaTTTCGCAaaaggagaagaggaagagggacCTCGGTCAGGCCAGTAGGGGGAAGAACTATgttgaagaagagaagaggtTGCTTCGGGAGAATGGTGTCTACTCTGGCTTTGATGCTTAG